Proteins from a single region of Halorubrum sp. 2020YC2:
- a CDS encoding ATPase domain-containing protein — protein MPHDNLLSLGLGERDRLNKELGGGIPRGSIVLMEGDYGAGKSAISQRFAYGLVQEGASVTMMSTELTVRGFIDQMHSLEYDMVKPLLQEELLFLHADFDSGGAFSDGDGERKELLKRLMDAEAMWNSDVVFLDTFDAIFRNDPTFEALVRKNEERQAALEIISFFREIISQGKVVVLTVDPSAVDDEAIGPFRSIADVFLELEMIEVGNDIRRQINVKRFAGMGEQVGDTIGFSVRSGTGIVIESRSVA, from the coding sequence ATGCCGCACGACAACCTGCTCTCCTTGGGCCTCGGCGAGCGCGACCGGCTCAACAAGGAGCTGGGCGGCGGCATCCCGCGCGGGAGCATCGTCCTCATGGAGGGCGACTACGGGGCCGGCAAGAGCGCCATCTCGCAGCGGTTCGCCTACGGGCTCGTTCAGGAGGGCGCGTCGGTGACGATGATGTCGACCGAGCTGACCGTCCGCGGGTTCATCGACCAGATGCACTCGCTGGAGTACGACATGGTGAAGCCGCTCCTCCAAGAGGAGCTGCTCTTCCTCCACGCCGACTTCGACTCCGGCGGGGCGTTCTCCGACGGCGACGGCGAGCGCAAGGAGCTGCTCAAGCGGCTGATGGACGCGGAGGCGATGTGGAACTCCGACGTCGTCTTCCTCGACACGTTCGACGCCATCTTCCGGAACGACCCCACCTTCGAGGCGCTCGTCCGGAAGAACGAGGAGCGGCAGGCCGCCCTAGAGATCATCTCCTTCTTCCGCGAGATCATCTCGCAGGGGAAGGTGGTGGTGCTCACCGTCGACCCCTCGGCCGTCGACGACGAGGCCATCGGCCCGTTCCGCTCCATCGCCGACGTGTTCCTCGAACTGGAGATGATCGAGGTCGGCAACGACATCCGCCGCCAGATCAACGTGAAGCGGTTCGCGGGCATGGGCGAACAGGTCGGTGACACGATCGGGTTCTCGGTCCGCTCCGGAACCGGCATCGTGATAGAGAGCCGTAGCGTCGCCTAA
- a CDS encoding chemotaxis protein CheD, producing MTRSLSDDRPDDPADRTGSGRDAVSDAESETVTGGPAADGNGRIKVGVGELAVTSDDATLTTSGLGSCVAVALVDERAGVRGLLHAMLPAADGRTTAASRPAKYVDTGVDSLIAALDDAGADPRRLKARVAGGAEMLDLTDAVGPRNVERVGEVLDAAGVPIVASDVGDAVGRTVRFGPNGRLVIRAADGFERAI from the coding sequence GTGACCCGCTCGCTCTCCGACGATCGGCCGGACGACCCGGCGGACCGAACGGGGAGCGGTAGGGACGCCGTCTCGGACGCGGAGTCGGAGACGGTCACCGGCGGCCCGGCCGCGGACGGGAACGGACGGATCAAAGTCGGAGTGGGTGAACTCGCGGTCACGAGCGACGACGCGACCCTGACGACCAGCGGGCTCGGCTCCTGCGTCGCGGTCGCGCTCGTCGACGAGCGGGCGGGAGTTCGCGGGCTCCTCCACGCCATGCTGCCCGCGGCGGACGGGCGGACCACCGCCGCCTCGCGGCCCGCGAAGTACGTCGACACCGGTGTCGACTCGCTGATCGCGGCGCTCGACGACGCCGGGGCCGACCCCCGACGGCTGAAGGCGCGGGTCGCGGGCGGCGCCGAGATGCTCGACCTCACCGACGCGGTCGGCCCGCGGAACGTCGAGCGGGTCGGCGAGGTGCTCGACGCGGCCGGCGTTCCGATCGTTGCCAGCGACGTCGGTGACGCGGTCGGGCGGACGGTCCGGTTCGGACCGAACGGTCGGCTCGTTATCCGTGCCGCGGACGGGTTCGAACGGGCGATCTGA
- a CDS encoding flagellin: MGVSVSASTAIIVAGLFFAFTTFYPVAANGLDRVSDATHGVNERALERQNTDFSVTNATFDTSTDTLTLNATNEGSVGLVAGDATLVVGNEYVDVGGANASTTVDGDGDTALWLGDETLSVTVEQTDTATEIGDGTRVVLVVESGVRDAATVTEVGA; this comes from the coding sequence ATGGGCGTTAGCGTCTCCGCGTCCACGGCAATCATCGTCGCGGGGCTGTTCTTCGCGTTCACGACCTTCTACCCCGTGGCGGCCAACGGGCTCGACCGCGTCTCCGACGCCACGCACGGCGTCAACGAGCGCGCGCTCGAACGGCAGAACACCGACTTCTCGGTGACGAACGCGACGTTCGACACGAGCACCGACACCCTCACCCTCAACGCCACCAACGAGGGGTCGGTCGGGCTGGTCGCCGGCGACGCGACGCTCGTCGTCGGCAACGAGTACGTCGACGTGGGGGGAGCGAACGCGTCCACGACCGTCGACGGCGACGGCGACACCGCGCTCTGGCTCGGTGACGAGACGCTCTCGGTGACCGTCGAACAGACCGACACGGCGACGGAGATCGGGGACGGCACCCGGGTCGTCCTCGTCGTCGAGTCCGGCGTCCGCGACGCCGCTACCGTGACGGAGGTGGGGGCGTAG
- a CDS encoding type II/IV secretion system ATPase subunit, which yields MTEHGTAKPSDELRKAAMRRPHLREHLREFKQITGEFPQFIEEPKDEYESDRPNVIYPVGGPIYSHIYGDLGQDTKYYAIEPELSGPQAEILNEVKNRLLTASGQHTAPDNEAEYDDLIEELLEEVTHIDEQNGGLRGNLSKILSMGKLSVTEETYENIRYRLNRDIVGLGPLEPIMRDPANEDIHVIGPKECHVDHGTYGMLETTVDFGTPQEFDNWLRNMGERMGDPLSDSDPIVDSTLPDGSRINIIYSDDVSLKGSSLTIRQGDEVPLSINQITHWGTLSPQLSAYLWLCLENEQTVFVVGETASGKTTTLNAILSYIPDDSKIYTAEDTAEVIPPHNTWQQLLTREGGDEGSTDVDMFDLVAAALRSRPDYIIVGEVRGAEGRMAFQAAQTGHPVMLTFHASDIVSMIQRFTSEPINVPETFMDNADVALFQNRVKQGDDVLRRVTSVQEIEGYSKEMEGVVTREVFSWDPVEDDIVFQGMNNSYVLEEQIATLLGYADTRDIYDDLEFRAELIERMIQEGILGYHEVNDAINSFQRDGVEGLPFDMHRNTR from the coding sequence ATGACCGAACACGGCACAGCCAAACCGTCCGACGAGCTCCGGAAGGCGGCCATGCGGCGGCCGCACCTCCGGGAGCACCTCCGCGAGTTCAAACAGATCACCGGGGAGTTCCCGCAGTTCATCGAGGAGCCGAAAGACGAGTACGAGTCCGACCGGCCGAACGTCATCTATCCCGTCGGCGGCCCCATCTACAGCCACATCTACGGCGACCTCGGGCAGGACACGAAGTACTACGCCATCGAGCCGGAGCTGTCCGGCCCGCAGGCGGAGATCCTCAACGAGGTGAAAAACCGACTCCTCACGGCCAGCGGGCAGCACACCGCCCCGGACAACGAGGCGGAGTACGACGATCTCATCGAGGAGTTGTTAGAGGAGGTGACCCACATCGACGAGCAGAACGGCGGCCTCCGCGGTAACCTCTCGAAGATTCTCAGCATGGGGAAGCTCTCCGTCACGGAGGAGACCTACGAGAATATCCGCTACCGGCTCAACCGCGACATCGTCGGACTCGGCCCCCTCGAACCGATCATGCGTGACCCGGCCAACGAGGACATTCACGTCATCGGTCCCAAGGAGTGTCACGTCGACCACGGCACCTACGGAATGTTAGAGACGACCGTCGACTTCGGCACGCCACAGGAGTTCGACAACTGGCTGCGCAACATGGGCGAGCGGATGGGCGACCCCCTCTCTGACTCCGACCCGATCGTCGACTCCACGCTCCCCGACGGCTCCCGTATCAACATCATCTACTCCGACGACGTCTCTCTGAAAGGGTCCTCGCTCACGATCCGGCAGGGCGACGAGGTGCCGCTATCGATCAACCAGATCACGCACTGGGGAACGCTCTCGCCGCAGCTTTCGGCGTACCTCTGGCTCTGTCTGGAGAACGAGCAGACGGTGTTCGTGGTCGGGGAGACGGCGTCCGGTAAGACGACGACGCTGAACGCGATCCTCTCGTATATCCCCGACGACTCGAAGATCTACACCGCGGAGGACACCGCCGAGGTCATCCCGCCGCACAACACCTGGCAGCAGCTGCTGACCCGCGAGGGGGGCGACGAGGGGTCCACCGACGTGGACATGTTCGACCTGGTCGCTGCCGCGCTGCGGTCGCGCCCCGACTACATCATCGTGGGCGAGGTGCGGGGCGCCGAGGGGCGCATGGCGTTCCAGGCGGCCCAGACGGGTCACCCGGTCATGCTGACGTTCCACGCGTCCGACATCGTCTCGATGATCCAGCGGTTCACCTCCGAGCCGATCAACGTCCCCGAGACGTTCATGGACAACGCCGACGTGGCGCTGTTCCAGAACCGGGTGAAACAGGGCGATGACGTGCTCCGTCGGGTGACGAGCGTCCAGGAGATCGAGGGGTACTCCAAGGAGATGGAGGGGGTCGTCACCCGCGAGGTGTTCAGCTGGGACCCCGTCGAAGACGACATCGTCTTCCAGGGGATGAACAACTCCTACGTGCTCGAAGAGCAGATCGCGACCCTGCTGGGGTACGCCGACACCCGCGACATCTACGACGACCTCGAGTTCCGCGCGGAGCTGATCGAGCGGATGATCCAGGAGGGTATCTTAGGCTACCACGAGGTGAACGACGCGATCAACTCCTTCCAGCGCGACGGCGTCGAGGGGCTCCCCTTCGACATGCACCGGAACACGAGGTAG
- a CDS encoding TIGR00296 family protein, protein MSEAQTVQLSYDDGARAVELAREAVESFVQHGQREQPGSMREAFYARTGAFVRLQSTRGRGRLRGCAGAWETSDQLGHAIVEAAIKAASDDSCGSEVEPKELDNITVSVFVVSNTLLTNDPLADLDVGTHGVAVDSGNAHGWLYPTVPVENGWSGAEFLSRACRKAKLSPTAWQEEDTMVTLIEGQVFRERADGGAVEEL, encoded by the coding sequence ATGTCCGAGGCTCAGACCGTTCAGCTGTCGTACGACGACGGTGCACGAGCGGTCGAACTCGCGCGGGAGGCGGTCGAGTCGTTCGTCCAACACGGACAACGCGAACAACCCGGAAGCATGCGCGAGGCGTTCTACGCCCGCACCGGCGCCTTCGTTCGCCTCCAGTCGACCCGCGGACGCGGCCGCCTCCGCGGCTGCGCCGGCGCGTGGGAAACTTCGGACCAGCTCGGCCACGCCATCGTCGAGGCCGCCATCAAGGCGGCCTCGGACGACTCCTGCGGCTCCGAGGTGGAGCCGAAGGAGCTGGACAACATCACCGTCTCCGTCTTCGTCGTCTCGAACACCCTCCTCACGAACGACCCCCTCGCCGACCTCGACGTCGGCACCCACGGCGTCGCCGTCGACAGCGGCAACGCCCACGGCTGGCTCTACCCGACCGTCCCCGTCGAGAACGGCTGGTCCGGCGCCGAGTTCCTCTCGCGCGCCTGCCGGAAGGCGAAGCTCTCGCCCACCGCCTGGCAGGAGGAGGACACGATGGTGACGCTCATCGAGGGCCAGGTGTTCCGAGAGCGCGCCGACGGCGGCGCCGTCGAGGAGCTGTAG
- a CDS encoding flagellar protein G: protein MASVPVSHLILFIASLVIAAGVVGTVTTGVDRVSAAVDDAGLDATEQLRTDVTVISDAGAGVYNATEGNVTLLIKNTGTYRLAPDGSDLNVVFDGSYVRPNAISGTLVSADGGNAWGRGDVLRLTISVNDIDGVNDGLADGDHRVFLSVNGDEELFQFRVEGGN from the coding sequence ATGGCCAGCGTTCCCGTCTCCCACCTCATCCTGTTCATCGCGAGCCTGGTGATCGCCGCGGGCGTCGTCGGCACGGTCACCACCGGGGTCGATCGCGTGAGCGCGGCCGTCGACGACGCCGGGCTCGACGCCACCGAACAGCTCCGGACCGACGTGACGGTCATCTCGGACGCCGGCGCGGGGGTGTACAACGCGACTGAGGGGAACGTGACGCTGCTGATAAAGAACACCGGCACCTATCGGCTCGCGCCCGACGGATCGGACCTCAACGTCGTCTTCGACGGCTCCTACGTCCGGCCGAACGCGATCTCCGGGACGCTTGTCTCCGCCGACGGCGGGAACGCGTGGGGTCGCGGCGACGTGCTCCGGCTCACGATCAGCGTCAACGACATCGACGGCGTGAACGACGGACTCGCCGACGGCGACCACCGGGTGTTCCTCTCGGTGAACGGCGACGAGGAGCTGTTCCAGTTCCGCGTGGAGGGGGGGAACTGA
- a CDS encoding NAD(P)-dependent oxidoreductase: METVLVTGGRGASGRWVVDRLAGDYEVVVVDYDHPGLGVDPAPNVSFRAADLAERDQALDVVAAVDPDAVVHWAAIPVAGTHPEGRVFETNALAAKNVLDAAGRADAPIVQASSDGAYGFFFADPTPFPEELPITEAHPLQPEDPYGLSKVTAEAAAGAVARRHDVPAVSLRPSWIQYPGAYACRADEYVSGLDAGAGNFWSYVDVRDVADLVAAALADLLGEDPIVAPGTHEAVNCVAADNALGRPLLDLLRESYGEVPDGCAVDGSALDEGDDRGAYAIGRAARLFGWAPSRSWRDAADEAVPEPTLFDE, from the coding sequence ATGGAGACAGTCCTCGTCACCGGCGGCCGCGGCGCCTCCGGGCGCTGGGTCGTCGACCGCCTCGCCGGCGACTACGAGGTCGTCGTCGTCGATTACGACCACCCCGGGCTCGGCGTCGACCCCGCCCCGAACGTCTCGTTCCGCGCGGCCGACCTCGCGGAGCGCGATCAGGCGCTCGACGTCGTCGCCGCCGTCGACCCCGACGCGGTCGTCCACTGGGCCGCGATCCCAGTCGCCGGCACCCACCCCGAGGGCCGGGTGTTCGAGACGAACGCGCTCGCCGCCAAGAACGTCCTCGACGCCGCCGGCCGAGCCGACGCCCCGATCGTTCAGGCCTCCAGCGACGGCGCCTACGGCTTCTTCTTCGCCGACCCGACGCCGTTCCCGGAGGAGCTACCGATCACGGAGGCCCACCCGCTCCAGCCGGAAGACCCGTACGGGCTCTCGAAGGTGACCGCGGAGGCGGCGGCGGGCGCGGTCGCGCGCCGCCACGACGTGCCGGCCGTCTCGCTCCGCCCGTCGTGGATCCAGTACCCCGGTGCGTACGCCTGCCGCGCCGACGAGTACGTGAGCGGCCTCGACGCGGGCGCCGGCAACTTCTGGTCGTACGTCGACGTCCGCGACGTGGCCGACCTCGTCGCGGCCGCGCTCGCGGACCTCCTCGGTGAGGACCCTATCGTGGCCCCCGGCACCCACGAGGCGGTCAACTGCGTCGCGGCCGACAACGCGCTCGGTCGCCCGCTGCTCGACCTGCTCCGAGAGTCGTACGGCGAGGTTCCCGACGGTTGCGCGGTCGACGGGAGCGCGCTCGACGAGGGCGACGACCGCGGCGCCTACGCGATCGGGCGGGCGGCACGGCTGTTCGGGTGGGCGCCGTCGCGCTCGTGGCGCGACGCGGCCGACGAGGCGGTCCCCGAGCCGACGCTGTTCGATGAGTAG
- the htpX gene encoding zinc metalloprotease HtpX, whose product MDWKTDWGLRGRMAFTMFLLFALYVVFVGALTVYFGDFLFPLVMLGGFSVAQYFFSDKLALRSMGAREVDPDEYPDLHRRVERLSQQADLPKPTVAVANTQVPNAFATGRNKKNATVAVTTGLLESLDEDELDGVLAHELAHVKNRDVMVMTIASFLSTIAFFIVRWGWLLGGDNRQGAPVIVAILVSLVVWVVSFLLIRALSRYREYSADRGAALITGKPGALASALMTIDGRMDKVPKEDLREEAEMNAFFIIPIKAGFVGKVASTHPSTERRIEKLRDLEKEMETA is encoded by the coding sequence ATGGATTGGAAGACAGACTGGGGGTTGCGTGGACGGATGGCGTTCACGATGTTCCTCCTGTTCGCCCTCTACGTCGTGTTCGTCGGAGCCCTGACGGTGTACTTCGGCGACTTTCTGTTCCCGCTGGTCATGCTCGGCGGGTTCTCGGTCGCCCAGTACTTCTTCAGCGACAAGCTGGCGCTGCGGAGCATGGGCGCCCGCGAGGTCGACCCCGACGAGTACCCGGACCTCCACCGCCGCGTCGAGCGGCTGAGCCAGCAGGCCGACCTGCCGAAGCCGACCGTCGCGGTCGCGAACACGCAGGTGCCGAACGCGTTCGCCACCGGCCGGAACAAGAAGAACGCCACCGTCGCGGTGACAACGGGACTTCTGGAGAGCCTCGACGAGGACGAGCTCGACGGCGTGCTCGCCCACGAGCTCGCCCACGTCAAGAACCGCGACGTGATGGTGATGACCATCGCCTCGTTCCTCTCGACTATCGCCTTCTTCATCGTGCGGTGGGGGTGGCTGCTGGGCGGCGATAACCGGCAGGGAGCGCCCGTCATCGTCGCGATTCTGGTGTCGCTCGTGGTGTGGGTGGTCTCGTTCCTCCTGATCCGCGCGCTCTCGCGCTACCGCGAGTACTCCGCGGACCGCGGCGCGGCGCTTATCACGGGCAAGCCCGGCGCGCTCGCCTCGGCGCTGATGACCATCGACGGCCGGATGGACAAGGTCCCCAAGGAGGACCTCCGCGAGGAGGCGGAGATGAACGCGTTCTTCATCATCCCGATCAAGGCCGGCTTCGTCGGGAAGGTCGCTTCGACGCACCCGTCGACGGAGCGTCGGATCGAGAAGCTCCGCGATCTGGAAAAGGAGATGGAAACGGCCTGA
- the flaJ gene encoding archaellar assembly protein FlaJ: MAVKEVGNGLATAAELTSEVMESYDQLDISKRKYVGLVLIPAVLIFLASVVGLVALPLPFPALVPIPMFGGLVLFSAVIYPKIYLSSLETKIDNQLHLVMTHMTVLSTTNIDRMEVFRTLAKEEEYGVAAEEIGRVVHLVDTWNQSLDDACRRRAQEVPSDAMADFFDRLGYTMGAGQSLEEFLVSEQDVMLAQYETRYESALSNLEVMKDLYMSMILSMTFALVFAVVLPILTGNDPTATVAAVIVLFVFVQLGFYAMIRATSPYDPIWYHPDERAPGDLKLWGSLIGGGACSFLLIGITAAGMFGYGPGLPGLLFFVDDVRLPLYLAVPISPLFITGVVLRNEEQAITARDGEFPSFVRALGATESAKQSTTTDVLTTLRDKNFGELSESIERLYRRLNMRISTEGAWRAFTRDTRSYLIQKFSEMYLVGRQMGGDPKMLGELISKNMNAVNQLREQRRQAAMTFIGLLYGITAAATFAFFIGLEVVAILADLTADFGLEEMDMAQIVYPSAYDIPLIEYLLLTVVLFNAALSSQMIRRIDGGNPANGYIHFVLLTWLGSVTAIATRTLVNAILSI; the protein is encoded by the coding sequence ATGGCGGTCAAGGAGGTGGGCAACGGGCTCGCGACCGCCGCCGAGCTGACCTCCGAGGTCATGGAGTCGTACGACCAGCTCGACATCTCCAAGCGGAAGTACGTCGGGCTGGTGTTGATTCCGGCCGTGCTGATCTTCCTCGCGAGCGTCGTCGGCCTGGTCGCGCTCCCGCTCCCCTTCCCCGCCCTGGTCCCGATCCCGATGTTCGGCGGGCTCGTCCTGTTCTCGGCCGTCATCTACCCGAAGATCTACCTCTCCAGTCTGGAGACGAAGATCGACAACCAGCTACACCTCGTGATGACCCACATGACGGTGCTGTCGACGACGAACATCGACCGAATGGAGGTGTTCCGGACGCTGGCGAAAGAGGAGGAGTACGGCGTCGCCGCCGAGGAGATCGGTCGCGTCGTCCACCTCGTCGACACGTGGAACCAGAGCCTCGACGACGCCTGTCGTCGCCGGGCTCAGGAGGTCCCCTCCGACGCGATGGCCGACTTCTTCGACCGCCTCGGTTACACGATGGGCGCGGGGCAGTCCTTAGAGGAGTTCCTCGTCTCCGAGCAGGACGTGATGCTCGCGCAGTACGAGACCCGCTACGAGTCCGCGCTCTCGAACCTGGAGGTGATGAAGGACCTGTACATGTCGATGATCCTCTCGATGACGTTCGCCTTGGTGTTCGCCGTCGTCCTCCCGATCCTCACCGGCAACGACCCGACGGCGACGGTCGCGGCCGTCATCGTCCTCTTCGTCTTCGTCCAGCTCGGGTTCTACGCGATGATCCGCGCGACGTCGCCGTACGACCCCATCTGGTACCACCCGGACGAGCGGGCGCCCGGCGACCTGAAGCTGTGGGGCTCGCTGATCGGCGGCGGCGCCTGCTCGTTCCTGCTCATCGGGATCACGGCCGCCGGGATGTTCGGGTACGGTCCCGGGCTGCCCGGCCTCCTCTTCTTCGTCGACGACGTCCGGCTGCCGCTGTACCTTGCGGTCCCCATCTCGCCGCTCTTCATTACCGGAGTGGTCCTCCGGAACGAGGAGCAGGCGATCACCGCCCGGGACGGCGAGTTCCCCTCGTTCGTGCGCGCGCTGGGCGCGACCGAGAGCGCGAAGCAGTCGACGACGACCGACGTGCTGACGACGCTGCGCGACAAGAACTTCGGGGAGCTCTCCGAGTCGATCGAGCGGCTCTACCGTCGGCTCAACATGCGGATCAGCACCGAGGGCGCGTGGCGGGCGTTCACGCGAGACACGCGCTCGTACCTCATTCAGAAGTTCTCCGAGATGTACCTCGTCGGCAGACAGATGGGCGGCGACCCGAAGATGCTCGGCGAGCTGATCTCGAAGAACATGAACGCCGTCAACCAGCTCCGCGAGCAGCGCAGACAGGCGGCGATGACGTTCATCGGACTGCTGTACGGGATCACGGCGGCGGCGACGTTCGCCTTCTTCATCGGCTTAGAGGTCGTCGCCATCCTGGCCGACCTGACCGCCGACTTCGGGCTCGAAGAGATGGACATGGCCCAGATCGTCTACCCCAGCGCCTACGACATCCCGCTCATCGAGTACCTCCTCCTCACCGTCGTGCTGTTCAACGCGGCGCTCTCTTCGCAGATGATCCGCCGGATCGACGGCGGGAACCCCGCGAACGGCTACATCCACTTCGTCCTCCTGACGTGGCTCGGATCGGTTACCGCCATCGCGACCCGGACGCTCGTCAACGCCATCCTGTCGATCTGA
- a CDS encoding FlaD/FlaE family flagellar protein produces MGLELPVWGAPTAAWAVATLGLVGASVLDRFLDDDGSDDDGSGGMGGDDDPFGGDMGGGDMGGGDMGGGGMGGGMGGDGGGGGDDGFDDFDGMDEWDDEFDDGGGGGGGGGAATDELENRLDELENEVASLSSTVSTVRSENEEISAAVDDIEEDVRNLLDIYEMVTRGINPFVDDGGGFDSVAGGGEGSFGIFDDDEGTEEEDLDEDVANADADGFFDDDLLDEGEEEADEFDEFDDDAEGDGFDDLDDGGFDDLDDGGFDDLDDGGFDDLDDAEELDDDSTDDAASETETVDDGDDMNDDGKSFSELKEEYDSGEADWAEEGDDGADDDPFEDGDDSFADPGDETDSFDDEPADDLGGGDFGGDDFGGDDLGGGAEDDGFDNFDEPADPEPAGGAPDPEPSGGAEPEPAPDPEPSGGAEPEPAPDRRPGGDPAEASGGFEYVGEDDLSAGNGRGKPYLTELPGDYVGDLLVMEWLEFLVSESDVTDAVRAINYYERIEWIGPDAAARLRDFLSGFGTIDRNLVDRPGTDRLVREHHTRSLRYVTQLNGTSSHTVLLDRWDDLAGGSLVGGGSPVGGRRGGRRGGRADSGRNGRNGRTEPKRNGHDEPGRGDAPDERERRTNGTDHGADAADRRDGHRDDRRDRNGSTRPMNDPNPRSDRADPADGGWGDGR; encoded by the coding sequence ATGGGCCTCGAACTACCGGTGTGGGGAGCTCCAACCGCCGCTTGGGCAGTCGCCACGCTGGGGCTCGTCGGTGCGAGCGTCCTCGACAGGTTCCTCGACGACGACGGATCCGACGACGACGGTTCCGGTGGTATGGGCGGCGACGACGATCCCTTCGGCGGTGACATGGGCGGCGGTGACATGGGCGGCGGTGACATGGGCGGCGGAGGGATGGGCGGCGGCATGGGCGGCGACGGTGGTGGAGGCGGCGACGACGGCTTCGACGACTTCGACGGGATGGACGAGTGGGACGACGAGTTCGACGACGGCGGCGGTGGCGGCGGGGGTGGCGGTGCCGCCACCGACGAGCTCGAGAACCGGCTCGACGAGCTGGAAAACGAGGTCGCCTCCCTCTCCTCGACCGTCTCGACGGTCCGCTCGGAGAACGAGGAGATCTCCGCCGCGGTCGACGACATCGAGGAGGACGTCCGCAACCTCCTCGACATCTACGAGATGGTCACCCGCGGCATCAACCCGTTCGTCGACGACGGCGGCGGCTTCGACAGCGTCGCCGGCGGCGGCGAGGGGTCGTTCGGCATCTTCGACGACGACGAGGGCACCGAAGAGGAGGACCTCGACGAGGACGTCGCGAACGCGGACGCGGACGGGTTCTTCGACGACGACCTCCTCGACGAGGGGGAAGAGGAGGCCGACGAGTTCGACGAGTTCGACGACGACGCCGAGGGCGACGGCTTCGACGACCTCGACGACGGCGGATTCGACGACCTCGACGACGGCGGATTCGACGACCTCGACGACGGCGGATTCGACGACCTCGACGACGCCGAGGAACTGGACGACGACAGCACGGACGACGCCGCGTCCGAGACCGAAACGGTGGACGACGGAGACGACATGAACGACGATGGAAAGAGCTTCAGCGAACTGAAAGAAGAGTACGACTCCGGGGAGGCCGACTGGGCCGAGGAGGGCGACGACGGCGCGGACGACGACCCGTTCGAGGACGGGGACGACTCCTTTGCCGACCCCGGCGACGAAACGGACTCGTTCGACGACGAGCCCGCCGACGACCTCGGCGGTGGCGACTTCGGGGGCGACGACTTCGGTGGTGACGACCTCGGTGGCGGCGCCGAGGACGACGGCTTCGACAACTTCGACGAACCGGCGGACCCGGAGCCCGCCGGCGGCGCGCCGGACCCCGAACCGTCGGGGGGCGCCGAGCCGGAGCCGGCGCCGGACCCCGAACCGTCGGGGGGCGCCGAGCCGGAGCCGGCGCCCGACCGCCGCCCCGGCGGCGACCCCGCGGAGGCCTCCGGCGGCTTCGAGTACGTCGGTGAGGACGACCTCTCCGCCGGGAACGGCCGCGGCAAGCCGTACCTCACGGAGCTGCCGGGCGACTACGTGGGCGACCTCCTCGTGATGGAGTGGCTGGAGTTCCTCGTCTCCGAGAGCGACGTCACCGACGCGGTGCGCGCGATCAACTACTACGAACGCATCGAGTGGATCGGGCCCGACGCCGCCGCGCGGCTCCGGGACTTCCTCTCCGGGTTCGGCACGATCGATCGCAACCTCGTCGACCGGCCGGGAACCGACCGGCTCGTCCGCGAACACCACACCCGCAGCCTCCGCTACGTGACCCAGCTCAACGGCACCAGCAGCCACACGGTGCTTCTGGACCGCTGGGACGACCTCGCCGGCGGCTCGCTCGTCGGCGGCGGCTCGCCCGTCGGCGGTCGCCGCGGCGGCCGTCGCGGCGGTCGCGCCGATTCCGGTCGCAACGGTCGCAACGGCCGCACCGAACCGAAGCGGAACGGCCACGACGAGCCCGGCCGGGGGGACGCGCCCGACGAGCGCGAGCGACGCACGAACGGTACCGATCACGGCGCCGACGCGGCGGACCGCCGCGACGGGCACCGCGACGACCGTCGCGATCGGAACGGTTCCACGCGACCGATGAACGACCCGAATCCCCGTTCCGACCGCGCCGATCCGGCCGACGGAGGGTGGGGAGATGGGCGTTAG